In Nicotiana tabacum cultivar K326 chromosome 21, ASM71507v2, whole genome shotgun sequence, one DNA window encodes the following:
- the LOC107769130 gene encoding uncharacterized protein LOC107769130, with the protein MKSIWLKLKALKPRLKALNNEEFRTITVKIDKARVEFQYIQEKIVTQYNDYLLDQEKAVLHQLEKWPLIEESVLKKMSRAKWIKLGDSNTKYFSAILKERNQKKQIKELISLDGQNLNDVEKIKYEIMKFYKSLMGSAAQTLPAINREIMKQGPTLSQQQRIQLCAEVTEQEIFEGLQSIGDDKAPGVDVNYTILINGETTIPFDAKKGLRQVDPIFPFIFSIVMEYLSRSLNGLKEDKDFKYHPKYARMGITHLSFADDLLLFARVDLTSVASMHRCFNQFSQASGLQANLGKSSVYFGEVSSAERNKILKHLGYGQGEMPFKYLGIPLSTKKISMIQWQPLIQKIVARISS; encoded by the exons ATGAAAAGTATTTGGCTGAAGTTGAAAGCTTTAAAGCCtagactcaaggctttaaacaaTGAGGAATTCAGAACAATTACTGTCAAGATTGACAAGGCTCGAGTGGAATTTCAATATATTCAGGAGAAGATTGTAACACAGTATAATGATTATCTACTGGATCAGGAGAAAGCCGTTCTTCATCAGTTGGAGAAATGGCCCCTTATAGAGGAAAGTGTCCTAAAGAAAATGTCAAGAGCTAAGTGGATTAAACTTGGGGATTCAAATACCAAGTATTTTTCTGCTATACTAAAGGAAAGGAATCAGAAGAAACAGATTAAAGAACTCATATCTCTAGATGGACAGAATTTAAATGATGTTGAGAAGATCaaatatgaaatcatgaaattcTATAAATCCCTGATGGGATCTGCTGCCCAAACTCTACCTGCCATCAATAGGGAGATCATGAAGCAAGGGCCTACACTCTCCCAACAACAAAGAATTCAGCTATGTGCAGAAGTCACTGAGCAAGAGATATTTGAAGGATTACAGAGTATTGGAGATGACAAGGCACCAGGAGTGGATG TCAACTATACCATATTGATCAATGGAGAGACCACTATTCCATTTGATGCAAAAAAGGGACTTAGACAAGTGGATCCTATATTCCCTTTTATATTTTCTATTGTAATGGAGTATCTAAGCAGAAGTCTCAATGGATTGAAGGAAGATAAAGACTTCAAATATCATCCAAAGTATGCTAGGATGGGCATCACACACTTAAGCTTTGCTGATGATCTACTGCTATTTGCAAGAGTTGATTTAACATCAGTGGCTTCCATGCATAGATGCTTTAATCAATTTTCACAAGCATCAGGGTTGCAAGCCAATCTGGGAAAGAGTTCTGTGTATTTTGGAGAGGTTTCTAGTGCTGAAAGGAACAAAATTCTAAAACATCTGGGATATGGACAAGGGGAGATGCCTTTCAAATACTTAGGCATACCATTATCAACTAAAAAGATCTCAATGATCCAGTGGCAACCTCTTATACAAAAGATAGTGGCAAGGATATCTTCATAG